Proteins co-encoded in one Montipora capricornis isolate CH-2021 chromosome 12, ASM3666992v2, whole genome shotgun sequence genomic window:
- the LOC138027029 gene encoding melanocortin receptor 3-like, whose product MKFNTSENEEEMKYEEFFCSTDLAGENDTIVVTVSVNIFLSITAVLGNAMILVALQRESSLHPPSKLLFRSLATTDLCVGLVSEPMAVIHWMSLIYDPWNICRNVFVSKVVVSYVLCGMSLLTMTAISVDRLLALLLGLKYRQVVTIRRTCILVTALWVKSIIFSTIYVKNNQVAITYVHVITSLCLTTSTVSYTTIFVKLRCRRNRGNAVECWAPKFDSNYFNMARFKKAVSSALWLQMTLIVCYLPSGVVIFWSTETSVSSSLVRASRITTTLVFLNSSLNPILFCWKMREIRQAVKTILGKLCCS is encoded by the coding sequence ATGAAGTTTAACACAAGTGAAAACGAGGAAGAAATGAAGtatgaagaatttttttgttcGACAGATTTAGCTGGAGAAAATGATACGATAGTTGTGACAGTATCAGTCAATATTTTTCTGTCCATTACAGCCGTTTTGGGAAATGCGATGATTCTAGTCGCTCTTCAGAGAGAATCCTCGCTTCATCCGCCGTCCAAACTGTTGTTTCGCTCTCTGGCGACAACTGATCTTTGCGTTGGTCTTGTTTCCGAGCCTATGGCTGTTATACATTGGATGTCTTTAATCTACGACCCCTGGAACATTTGCCGCAACGTCTTTGTTTCAAAGGTTGTGGTAAGCTATGTTCTATGCGGAATGTCGCTGTTGACCATGACTGCAATAAGCGTGGATCGACTCCTCGCCTTGCTACTGGGATTGAAGTACAGACAGGTCGTTACAATAAGGAGAACTTGTATTCTGGTTACTGCACTTTGGGTGAAGTCAATTATCTTTTCAACGATTTACGTGAAAAACAACCAAGTTGCCATTACATACGTCCACGTTATCACATCCCTCTGTCTGACAACTTCAACAGTTTCTTACACAACGATCTTTGTTAAACTCCGTTGCCGAAGAAATCGAGGTAATGCCGTCGAATGCTGGGCCCCGAAATTCGATTCTAATTATTTTAACATGGCACGGTTCAAAAAGGCGGTTTCCAGTGCACTGTGGCTGCAGATGACATTGATTGTCTGTTATCTACCTAGTGGTGTCGTGATATTTTGGTCTACTGAAACGTCGGTTTCCTCAAGTCTTGTGAGGGCCAGCAGAATAACAACAACGTTGGTTTTCTTAAATTCATCGTTAAATCCTATTCTTTTCTGCTGGAAAATGAGAGAAATAAGGCAGGCTGTTAAGACTATTTTGGGAAAACTTTGCTGCTCATAA
- the LOC138027027 gene encoding melanocortin receptor 4-like, with protein MDIANISQSDKEPLKYEELYCSANLTGNKPSIAIAVSVNVLLSITAILGNTLIFVALNKVSSLHPTSKILFYNLVTTDLLVGLVSQPMIIIYWMSLINEARDFCRSVFVLHAVSSYVLCGMSLLITTSISVDRLLALSLELRYHQVVTKRRTCVLLTTLWAISIVFSTLFVKNNQLSMTYTHVITFLCLTISTISYNTIFVKLRLRRNQVEVFEGSESNCESQSSQLRITRYKKALSSALWLQITLIICYTPYGVLLLLAPNESAISVTVVLSGRITKTLVFLNSSLNPILYCWKLREIRQVVKSTTQKLLYMCW; from the coding sequence ATGGACATTGCGAACATTAGTCAAAGCGACAAGGAACCGCTTAAGTATGAAGAATTGTATTGTTCGGCAAATTTAACTGGTAACAAACCTTCGATAGCGATTGCAGTGTCAGTCAATGTTCTTCTCTCCATTACCGCAATTCTGGGAAATACCTTGATTTTTGTCGCTCTCAACAAAGTCTCTTCGCTGCACCCAACGTCCAAAATCTTGTTTTACAATCTAGTGACAACTGATCTTTTGGTTGGTCTTGTTTCCCAGCCTATGATTATAATATATTGGATGTCTTTGATTAACGAAGCTAGGGACTTTTGCCGCAGTGTCTTTGTCTTACATGCTGTGAGCAGCTATGTTCTGTGTGGAATGTCTCTCTTGATTACGACTTCAATCAGTGTGGATCGTCTTCTTGCCTTGTCGCTGGAGTTGAGATACCACCAGGTTGTTACCAAAAGGCGAACTTGCGTTCTGCTAACTACGCTCTGGGCTATTTCGATTGTCTTTTCAACgcttttcgtgaagaacaatcaactTTCCATGACATACACTCATGTTATCACATTCCTATGCTTGACAATCTCTACAATCTCCTACAACACGATTTTTGTTAAGCTCCGACTGCGTCGAAATCAAGTCGAGGTCTTTGAGGGTTCGGAGTCCAACTGCGAATCGCAATCAAGTCAGCTGAGGATAACACGGTACAAAAAGGCGCTATCAAGTGCTTTGTGGCTGCAGATCACATTGATCATTTGTTACACGCCTTACGGCGTGTTATTGCTTTTGGCACCGAACGAAAGCGCGATATCTGTAACTGTTGTTTTATCTGGTAGAATAACTAAAACTTTAGTTTTCTTAAATTCGTCATTAAACCCGATTCTTTACTGCTGGAAGCTGAGAGAAATAAGGCAAGTTGTCAAGAGTACTACCCAAAAACTATTGTACATGTGTTGGTAG